In the genome of Dunckerocampus dactyliophorus isolate RoL2022-P2 chromosome 6, RoL_Ddac_1.1, whole genome shotgun sequence, one region contains:
- the LOC129183074 gene encoding chromobox protein homolog 8-like isoform X1 — translation MELSAVGERVFAAESIIKRRIRKGKIEYLVKWKGWSPKYSTWEPEENILDVRLFAAFEQRERERELYGPKKRGPKPKTFLLKAQAKGSAKSYELRHEAVRGMHITYPTSEPAVTPRTREGLRAVVPTIFPPMAVNRGDGVHVGPPEVTLEHRQALRQPNTGKRAPKLSESLQTGKRKTEEHASHRPHKLLKVPNGEGMRLLSHKYPENHGHKPHHRRHHPHKRGMTAGGSYKQLYSHSDTHRTKKCYLAPGHSKQQFPPVEKPYFLDRPSPTRLDDDLDQVTWRPALCSVEQVLVTDVTTNLLTVTIKESSTSKGFFKDKR, via the exons ATGGAGCTGTCTGCCGTCGGGGAGAGGGTGTTCGCCGCCGAGTCTATCATCAAACGCAGGATAAGGAAG GGTAAGATCGAGTACCTAGTCAAATGGAAAGGCTGGTCTCCCAA ATACAGCACATGGGAACCAGAGGAGAATATTTTGGACGTCCGCCTGTTTGCCGCCTTTGAGCAGAG AGAACGCGAAAGGGAGCTGTACGGGCCAAAGAAGAGAGGCCCGAAACCCAAGACGTTTCTGCTCAAG GCTCAGGCTAAAGGCTCCGCCAAGTCTTATGAGTTGAGGCATGAGGCAGTGCGAGGAATGCACATCACCTACCCGACCTCAGAGCCTGCCGTGACCCCAAGGACCAGAGAGGGCCTGCGAGCTGTCGTTCCCACTATTTTCCCACCCATGGCTGTTAACCGAGGAGACGGCGTACACGTCGGACCACCGGAAGTGACCCTTGAGCACCGTCAGGCCTTGCGTCAACCCAACACTGGCAAGAGAGCCCCAAAGCTCTCGGAGTCTCTGCAGACCGGCAAGAGAAAAACGGAGGAGCATGCCAGCCACAGGCCTCACAAACTGCTGAAAGTTCCGAACGGTGAAGGTATGAGGTTGCTTTCCCACAAATACCCTGAGAACCACGGCCATAAACCCCACCATCGTCGTCATCATCCACACAAGCGGGGAATGACAGCTGGGGGATCCTACAAGCAGCTTTACTCGCACAGTGACACACACAGGACTAAGAAGTGCTACTTGGCACCCGGCCACTCCAAGCAGCAGTTCCCGCCCGTGGAGAAGCCTTACTTCCTGGACAGGCCTTCCCCGACTCGGCTCGACGACGACTTGGACCAAGTGACGTGGCGGCCCGCTCTGTGCAGTGTCGAACAGGTCCTGGTGACGGACGTGACCACCAACTTGCTGACTGTCACCATCAAGGAGAGCAGCACTTCCAAAGGCTTTTTTAAAGACAAGAGATGA
- the si:dkeyp-75b4.8 gene encoding uncharacterized protein si:dkeyp-75b4.8: MDPPSYDEATLQPSLGPSTIIVPHNHSYHPALPSVAPPPYEATTVIVQPNPFPVLSLPASPTSQVIVHQPTVEDGFRQQWTKQMQRTRDRWTPTSTSLLCSDHFTDDCFEGSPSQEAFGLKVNSRRHIDVRQTVVVSQPQQVQVIAVGGLLDTPGRVRCSHCQHTVTTRIKRSPGVSAYVYCVIIALTGLICGFCLIPFMFPSLWVYDHYCPLCNAHLHTYHLH, translated from the exons ATGGACCCTCCTTCGTATGACGAGGCCACACTCCAGCCGTCTTTGGGCCCCTCCACGATCATCGTTCCTCACAACCACTCTTATCATCCCGCCTTGCCCTCAGTGGCTCCACCCCCTTATGAAGCGACCA CGGTCATTGTGCAGCCCAATCCTTTTCCCGTCTTGAGTCTGCCCGCCTCACCGACCTCCCAAGTCATCGTCCATCAACCGACGGTTG aggatgGTTtcagacaacaatggacgaagcaaatgcagagaacgagagacagatggacgcccacctcgacttctcttctttgcagtgatcatttcactgatgactgcttcgaaGGATCGCCttcacaagaagcatttggcttgaaag TGAATTCGAGACGTCACATCGACGTGAGGCAAACGGTGGTGGTGTCCCAACCGCAGCAAGTCCAAGTAATCGCTGTCGGAGGGCTGCTGGATACGCCCGGTCGTGTACGCTGTTCACACTGTCAGCACACGGTCACCACCAGAATCAAACGGAGTCCCGGGGTGTCCGCCTACGTCTATTGCGTAATCATTGCTCTCACCGG ATTGATTTGTGGGTTCTGTCTGATTCCATTCATGTTTCCAAGTCTTTGGGTTTATGATCACTACTGTCCGCTCTGCAATGCGCACCTGCATACGTACCATCTTCACTAA
- the LOC129182782 gene encoding synaptogyrin-3-like, with translation MEPAAAYGAAKAGNIAFDPVAFFTHPRTILRLLSWVFSIVVFSCIVNEGYINIGSERLLCVFNNNADACNYGVTVGVACFLGSIFFLVLDAYFPSFSSLRDRRRAVLLDLVFSGLASFLWFVGFCFLANQWQATSPDELPLSQGSDAARATIAFCFFSILTWAVLTLSALRRFLSGSHANLFTWQHLDPAPGHARATPYPIANGATIVTTKPYQAPPFTETLDPQKLTQQHRPVAPAF, from the exons ATGGAGCCAGCGGCCGCCTACGGAGCCGCCAAAGCCGGGAACATCGCCTTCGACCCGGTCGCTTTCTTCACGCATCCTCGGACCATCTTGAGGCTGCTGTCGTGG GTGTTCTCCATCGTGGTGTTCAGCTGCATCGTCAACGAGGGCTACATCAACATCGGCAGCGAGCGCTTGCTGTGCGTCTTCAACAACAACGCCGACGCCTGCAACTACGGCGTCACCGTGGGCGTGGCCTGTTTCCTGGGCAGCATCTTCTTCCTCGTCCTGGATGCTTACTTCCCCTCCTTCAGCAGCCTGAGGGACCGACGACGCGCCGTTCTGCTTGACCTCGTCTTCTCGG GCCTCGCCAGCTTCCTGTGGTTCGTCGGCTTCTGCTTCCTGGCCAATCAGTGGCAGGCGACGTCTCCAGATGAGCTGCCGCTGTCGCAAGGCTCCGACGCCGCCCGCGCAACCATCGCTTTCTGCTTCTTCTCCATCCTCACGTGG GCCGTTCTGACTCTGAGTGCGCTCCGTCGCTTTCTGTCGGGCTCCCACGCCAACCTGTTCACATGGCAGCACCTGGACCCTGCCCCCGGCCACGCCCGCGCCACCCCCTACCCCATCGCCAACGGTGCCACCATCGTGACCACCAAGCCCTACCAGGCCCCGCCCTTCACTGAAACCCTGGACCCCCAGAAGCTGACACAACAACACAGACCAGTGGCGCCGGCCTTCTAG
- the zgc:136472 gene encoding protein disulfide-isomerase — protein sequence MTRLSLLGVTAFCFCVFVASGHKDQKEAKSLLEKDGVLQLEKANFNRALKKYKQLLVHFYAPLSGDAHRLSEVFQRAAADLHGSEVKLASVDVTKDKDLAKELNATSAPHIRLYLFGDKHNAVPCPVPQSSTSIVTWLKRRAGSAADLVITDLSQSVSSEEPRVIGFFKELTSECVQVFYTAAVNLPDVSFAVMQSSDVISSYDVTHDAALLFKRSELIQVFKMTPQTSTEDLITFVTVYQMDPVTEYSGKTASQLLSSPVLNHALLFVNKSSADFQELYSAFHHAAEAFRMKILFVLVNVFEPRNGRLMEYFRVRDFEAPLVRLVNLTDHVTYHLPSDTLDADTIKTFCQSYLDGKAKPKMQSEPIPDGWDKRPVKELVGSTLEEVAFHPNKTVFVLFYVPYSPESRGVFSLWEELAQAFEEHDDVVIARIDASANDINMSVQRAYPSFCLFPALHAERALIYTGERKLKDLLHFVHEEMEKARKDRMKEDDDRRKYKEALKAEEEKKKSNATKDEL from the exons ATGACGAGACTGTCACTGCTGGGGGTGACGGCCTTCTGTTTCTGCGTCTTTGTCGCCAGCGGGCACAAGGATCAGAAGGAGGCTAAATCCCTGCTGGAGAAAGATGGAGTTTTACAGCTGGAGAAAGCAAATTTCAACAGGGCACTGAAGAAATACAAACAACTCCTGGTGCACTTCT ACGCGCCGCTGTCCGGAGACGCACATCGCTTGTCCGAAGTGTTTCAAAGAGCTGCCGCAGATCTTCATGGGTCGGAGGTCAAACTGGCGTCGGTGGACGTGACGAAAGACAAGGACCTGGCGAAAGAACTTAATGCAACATCGGCCCCACACATCCGACTGTACCTTTTTGGGGATAAACACAACGCTGTTCCCTGCCCTG TTCCGCAGAGCTCCACCTCCATTGTGACGTGGTTGAAAAGGAGGGCGGGGTCTGCTGCCGACCTCGTCATCACTGATCTGAGTCAATCAGTGAGCTCGGAGGAGCCTCGAGTGATCGGATTCTTTAAG gagctGACCAGTGAGTGTGTCCAGGTGTTTTACACGGCCGCAGTGAACCTACCAGACGTTAGCTTTGCAGTGATGCAAagcagtgatgtcatcagcagctaCGACGTCACGCATGATGCCGCGCTGCTCTTCAAACGGTCCGAGCTCATCCAGGTCTTCAAAATGACACCTCAGACCTCCACTGAGGACCTGATCACGTTTGTCACCGTCTACCAGATGGACCCAGTCACGGAATATTCCGGAAAG ACGGCGTCTCAGCTCTTGTCGTCGCCCGTTTTGAACCACGCCCTCCTTTTTGTCAACAAAAGCTCGGCGGATTTCCAAGAACTTTACTCAGCCTTCCATCATGCCGCAGAGGCCTTCAGGATGAAG ATTTTGTTCGTTCTGGTGAACGTCTTCGAGCCGCGTAACGGCCGCCTGATGGAGTACTTCCGCGTCCGAGACTTTGAGGCCCCTCTTGTGCGACTGGTCAACCTGACGGACCATGTGACCTACCACCTGCCCTCTGACACGCTGGATGCGGACACCATCAAGACCTTCTGTCAGTCCTACTTGGACGGCAAAGCCAAG cCAAAGATGCAGAGCGAGCCGATACCTGACGGATGGGACAAACGTCCAGTGAAGGAGCTGGTAGGAAGCACTTTGGAAGAAGTGGCTTTTCATCCCAACAAGactgtttttgtcttgtttt ACGTTCCTTATAGTCCGGAGTCCCGTGGCGTCTTCTCGCTGTGGGAGGAGCTCGCCCAGGCCTTCGAGGAGCACGACGATGTGGTCATCGCTCGCATCGACGCCTCGGCCAATGACATCAACATGTCGGTGCAGAGGGCCTACCCGTCGTTCTGCCTCTTCCCAGCTCTTCATGCAGAGAGA GCGCTGATTTACACGGGCGAGAGGAAGCTGAAGGACCTGCTTCACTTTGTCCACGAAGAGATGGAGAAAGCCCGCAAAGACAGAATGAAG gagGATGACGACAGGAGGAAGTACAAGGAGGCCTTGAAAGCagaagaggagaagaagaaatcCAACGCTACCAAGGATGAGCTTTAA
- the LOC129183074 gene encoding chromobox protein homolog 8-like isoform X2 codes for MHEGKIEYLVKWKGWSPKYSTWEPEENILDVRLFAAFEQRERERELYGPKKRGPKPKTFLLKAQAKGSAKSYELRHEAVRGMHITYPTSEPAVTPRTREGLRAVVPTIFPPMAVNRGDGVHVGPPEVTLEHRQALRQPNTGKRAPKLSESLQTGKRKTEEHASHRPHKLLKVPNGEGMRLLSHKYPENHGHKPHHRRHHPHKRGMTAGGSYKQLYSHSDTHRTKKCYLAPGHSKQQFPPVEKPYFLDRPSPTRLDDDLDQVTWRPALCSVEQVLVTDVTTNLLTVTIKESSTSKGFFKDKR; via the exons ATGCACGAG GGTAAGATCGAGTACCTAGTCAAATGGAAAGGCTGGTCTCCCAA ATACAGCACATGGGAACCAGAGGAGAATATTTTGGACGTCCGCCTGTTTGCCGCCTTTGAGCAGAG AGAACGCGAAAGGGAGCTGTACGGGCCAAAGAAGAGAGGCCCGAAACCCAAGACGTTTCTGCTCAAG GCTCAGGCTAAAGGCTCCGCCAAGTCTTATGAGTTGAGGCATGAGGCAGTGCGAGGAATGCACATCACCTACCCGACCTCAGAGCCTGCCGTGACCCCAAGGACCAGAGAGGGCCTGCGAGCTGTCGTTCCCACTATTTTCCCACCCATGGCTGTTAACCGAGGAGACGGCGTACACGTCGGACCACCGGAAGTGACCCTTGAGCACCGTCAGGCCTTGCGTCAACCCAACACTGGCAAGAGAGCCCCAAAGCTCTCGGAGTCTCTGCAGACCGGCAAGAGAAAAACGGAGGAGCATGCCAGCCACAGGCCTCACAAACTGCTGAAAGTTCCGAACGGTGAAGGTATGAGGTTGCTTTCCCACAAATACCCTGAGAACCACGGCCATAAACCCCACCATCGTCGTCATCATCCACACAAGCGGGGAATGACAGCTGGGGGATCCTACAAGCAGCTTTACTCGCACAGTGACACACACAGGACTAAGAAGTGCTACTTGGCACCCGGCCACTCCAAGCAGCAGTTCCCGCCCGTGGAGAAGCCTTACTTCCTGGACAGGCCTTCCCCGACTCGGCTCGACGACGACTTGGACCAAGTGACGTGGCGGCCCGCTCTGTGCAGTGTCGAACAGGTCCTGGTGACGGACGTGACCACCAACTTGCTGACTGTCACCATCAAGGAGAGCAGCACTTCCAAAGGCTTTTTTAAAGACAAGAGATGA
- the c6h17orf67 gene encoding uncharacterized protein C17orf67 homolog: MKTLLVFLACVVLLTINTDANPVIKESFAKQLLRSKRQERPRKAGHPDEPMREHMLHLQALDQRAQETNMEHWLNPHCYPRCDRNYGYPV; the protein is encoded by the exons ATGAAGACACTGCTGGTGTTTCTGGCCTGTGTGGTCCTTCTGACCATCAACACAG ATGCCAACCCCGTCATCAAGGAAAGCTTTGCTAAGCAGCTCCTCCGTAGCAAAAGGCAGGAAAGGCCAAGGAAGGCCGGCCATCCTGATGAGCCAATGAGG GAGCACATGCTCCACCTGCAGGCTCTGGACCAGAGGGCACAGGAGACCAACATGGAGCACTGGCTCAACCCTCACTGCTACCCACGCTGTGACAGGAACTACGGATACCCtgtctga